The proteins below come from a single Molothrus aeneus isolate 106 chromosome 21, BPBGC_Maene_1.0, whole genome shotgun sequence genomic window:
- the ZNF362 gene encoding zinc finger protein 362 isoform X2: MAVGKTPRSHGSEKRPTCSTRSQLELEMDADKGKQRQYSQRMAEPRFNNPYFWPPPPTMPSQLDNLVLINKIKEQLMAEKIRPPHLPPTSVASQQPLLVPPSPAESSQSIMSLPKLQQVPGLHPQAVPQPDVALHARPATSTVTGLGLASRAPAVSTSESSPGTGTTTPSTPTSTSQSRLIASSPTLISGITSPPLLDSIKTIQGHGLLGAPKAERGRKKIKAENPSGPPVLVVPYPILASGETAKEGKTYSRRCRSTPSRTQRPSPTSAPTAPSPSPTPPTWPSTCASTWASNPTTAPTVRSPSASSPTSSSTPESTPATDPTSARTPAARRPSPSSPTSSPTSASTTRTSPTSAPTATGRTRTRPRCRSTCLHTPSSMPRPIAAACAAVPTPRRPI; the protein is encoded by the exons GATGGCGGAGCCTCGCTTCAACAACCCCTACTTCTGGCCTCCCCCCCCCACCATGCCCAGCCAG CTGGACAACCTGGTCCTGATCAACAAAATCAAGGAGCAGTTGATGGCGGAGAAGATCCGCCCCCCTCACCTGCCTCCCACCTCGGTGGCCTCgcagcagcccctcctggtgcccccctctcctgctgagagcagccagtCCATCATGTCCctgccaaagctgcagcaggtgccagggctgcacccccaGGCCGTGCCCCAGCCTGACGTGGCCCTGCACGCCCGGCCGGCCACCAGCACCGTCACAG ggctggggctggcgtCCCGTGCACCGGCCGTCAGCACCTCGGAATCCAGCCCGGGAACAGGGACCACCACCCCCTCGACCCCCACCTCCACCAGTCAGAGCCGCCTCATCGCCTCCTCGCCCACCCTAATCTCAGGAATCACCAGCCCCCCCCTCCTCGACTCCATCAAGACAATCCAGGGCCACGGCTTGCTGGGAGCGCCCAAGGCCGAGCGGGGCCGCAAGAAGATCAAGGCGGAAAACCCTTCGGGGCCGCCGGTGCTGGTGGTGCCCTACCCCATCCTGGCCTCAGGGGAGACGGCCAAAGAGGGGAAGACGTACAG TCGGAGATGCAGATCCACTCCAAGTCGCACACAGAGGCCAAGCCCCACAAGTGCCCCCACTGCTCCAAGTCCTTCGCCAACGCCTCCTACCTGGCCCAGCACCTGCGCATCCACCTGGGCGTCAAACCCTACCACTGCTCCTACTGTGAGAAGTCCTTCCGCCAGCTctcccacctccagcagcacaccCG AATCCACACCGGCGACAGACCCTACAAGTGCCCGCACCCCGGCTGCGAGAAGGCCTTCACCCAGCTCTCCAACCTCCAG tcCCACCAGCGCCAGCACAACAAGGACAAGCCCTACAAGTGCCCCAACTGCTACCGGGCGTACACGGACTCGGCCTCGCTGCAGATCCACCTGTCTGCACACGCCATCAAGCATGCCAAGGCCTATTGCTGCAGCATGTGCGGCCGTGCCTACACCTCG GAGACCTATCTGA
- the PHC2 gene encoding polyhomeotic-like protein 2: MENEQLPAPAPASSTGGTAPAPASSAAARPPGPQISVYSGIPDRQTVQVIQQALHRQPNTAAQYLQQMYAAQQQHLMLQTAALQQQHLTSAQLQSLAAVQQASLAANRQSSSSGGNGTQPAPAQQPTINLATSPAAAQLLNRAQSVGPGASGIAQQAVLLGNTASPALTASQAQMYLRAQMLIFTPTGPVSAVRPESPAPAPPPAPPPAPPPTTPQVHSLALRPAGPHLPALAMKPPGGAPPRAGPPRGPPPDPPAEHLKKAEGHEGRAHALARTTAPAATHPLVTPAYAPLQPPQFLQQPPKPMQPQPQQQQQQFVIQQQQQQLGPRGQPPSGPPSTPQLQPLPPASPGPGPQPKAGVPQGAGGEGGPPNGHPGCHAAPRKFQHASAVILQLQPTGPTPSLGVPEGARRDPLPVPRSAESPPAAPPQPPALSPPAAPPGPDTPEGERPLTHEPPERLHAQPRIPGMTSGSGSAAATVAGAAPHNGENKPPQAIVKPQILTHVIEGFVIQEGAEPFPVGRSSLLVGALHKQYAQELLPDKLPAQDNTTTTDSDMEEPYLQESKEEGNPPKLKCELCGRVDFAYKFKRSKRFCSMACAKRYNVGCTKRVGLFHPDRSKLQKPGGPPHGRRRSCKGTLPPLSKDSKKQPPGSVPAGSVTASLQLNHSQEDSSRCSDNSSYEEPLSPISASSSTSRRRQGERELELRDMELPDRDLPGLGHRFLPSEPSKWNVEDVYEFIRSLPGCQEIAEEFRTQEIDGQALLLLKEDHLMSTMNIKLGPALKIYARINMLKDS, from the exons atGGAGAATGAGCAGCTCCcggccccagctcctgccagcagcaccggCGGCACGGCCCCAGCGCCCGCCAGCAGCGCGGCCGCGCGCCCGCCCGGGCCCCAGATCTCTGTCTACAGCGGCATCCCCGACCGCCAGACCGTGCAG GTGATCCAGCAGGCGCTGCACCGGCAGCCCAACACGGCGGCGCAGTACCTGCAGCAGATGTACgcggctcagcagcagcacctcatgCTGCAGACGgctgccctccagcagcagcacctgaccagcgcccagctgcagagcctggccGCCGTCCAGCAG GCCAGCCTGGCGGCGAACCGGCAAAGCAGCTCCTCGGGGGGCAACGGCACCCAGCCCGCCCCGGCACAGCAGCCCACG ATCAACCTGGCGACGTCGCCGGCGGCGGCGCAGCTGCTGAACCGGGCGCAGAGCGTGGGGCCCGGCGCGTCGGGCATCGCTCAGCAGGCCGTGCTGCTGGGCAACACTGCCTCGCCCGCCCTCACCGCCAGCCAGGCCCAGATGTACCTGCGGGCACAGATG ctcatCTTCACACCCACGGGCCCCGTCAGTGCTGTCCGGCCCGAGAGCCCCGCGCCGGCCCCTCCACCGGCCCCGCCACCTGCCCCACCACCCACCACCCCTCAG gtgcacagcctggccctgcgCCCTGCCGGCccccacctccctgccctggccatgAAGCCCCCCGGGGGTGCCCCTCCCCGGGCTGGCCCCCCCCGGGGGCCCCCGCCCGACCCCCCCGCCGAGCACCTCAAAAAGGCCGAGGGGCACGAGGGCCGCGCCCATGCCCTGGCCCGCACCACCGCCCCCGCTGCCACCCACCCGCTCGTCACCCCAG cctaCGCCCCGCTGCAGCCCccccagttcctgcagcagccGCCGAAGCCGATGCAGCcgcagccgcagcagcagcagcagcagttcgtcatccagcagcagcagcagcagctgggcccccGTGGGCAGCCCCCCTCGggcccccccagcaccccccagctccagcccctgccccctgccagccccggcccgggcccccagcccaaagcaggggtcccacagggagcagggggcGAGGGTGGCCCCCCCAACGGGCACCCCGGCTGCCACGCTGCCCCCCGCAAGTTCCAGCACGCCTCGGCTGtcatcctgcagctgcagcccaccGGCCCCACG CCGTCCCTCGGGGTCCCCGAGGGCGCCCGCCGGGACCCGCTGCCCGTGCCGAGGAGCGCCGAGAGCCCGCCTGCCGCCCCGCCGCAGCCCCCCGCCCTgtcgccgcccgccgcccccccggGCCCCGACACCCCCGAGGGCGAGCGGCCCCTCACGCACG agccccccgagCGCCTCCATGCGCAGCCCCGCATTCCCGGGATGACCTCGGGCTCCGGCAGCGCTGCCGCCACCGTCGCCGGCGCCGCCCCCCACAATGGTGAGAACAAACCGCCCCAGGCCATCGTGAAACCCCAGATCCTCACGCACGTCATCGAGGGCTTCGTCATCCAGGAGGGCGCCGAGCCCTTCCCG GTGGGCCGCTCCTCGCTGCTGGTGGGGGCCCTGCACAAGCAGtatgcacaggagctgctgccagacaagctcccagcacaggacaacaccaccaccaccgACTCGGACATGGAGGAGCCGTACCTGCAAG AATCCAAAGAGGAGGGGAACCCCCCCAAGTTGAAGTGTGAGCTCTGTGGCCGCGTTGACTTCGCCTACAAGTTCAAGCGCTCCAAGCGCTTCTGCTCCATGGCCTGTGCCAAGAG GTACAACGTGGGCTGCACCAAGAGGGTGGGGCTGTTCCACCCGGATCGCAGCAAACTCCAGAAACCGGGAGGGCCCCCCCACGGGCGGCGCCGCAGCTGCAAAGGGACCCTGCCCCCCCTGAGCAAGGACAGCAAGAAACAG cccccggggtCTGTCCCAGCGGGGTCGGTGACGGCGTCCTTGCAGCTCAACCACAGCCAGGAGGATTCCAGCCGCTGCTCGGACAACTCCAGCTACGAGGAGCCGCTGTCGCCCATCTCCGCCAGCTCCTCCACATCGCGGCGCCGGCAGGGGGAGCGGGAGCTGGAGCTGCGGGACATGGAGCTGCCCGACCGCGACCTGCCCGGCCTCGGCCACCGCTTCCTGCCCAGCGAGCCCAGCAAGTGGAACGTGGAGGACGTTTACGAGTTCATCCGCTCGCTGCCGG GCTGCCAGGAGATCGCAGAGGAGTTCAGGACACAGGAGATCGACGGgcaggcgctgctgctgctcaaggaGGATCATCTCATGAGCACCATGAACATCAAGCTGGGCCCTGCCCTCAAGATCTACGCCCGCATCAACATGCTCAAGGACTCCTGA
- the ZNF362 gene encoding zinc finger protein 362 isoform X1: MAVGKTPRSHGSEKRPTCSTRSQLELEMDADKGKQRQYSQRMAEPRFNNPYFWPPPPTMPSQLDNLVLINKIKEQLMAEKIRPPHLPPTSVASQQPLLVPPSPAESSQSIMSLPKLQQVPGLHPQAVPQPDVALHARPATSTVTGLGLASRAPAVSTSESSPGTGTTTPSTPTSTSQSRLIASSPTLISGITSPPLLDSIKTIQGHGLLGAPKAERGRKKIKAENPSGPPVLVVPYPILASGETAKEGKTYRCKVCPLTFFTKSEMQIHSKSHTEAKPHKCPHCSKSFANASYLAQHLRIHLGVKPYHCSYCEKSFRQLSHLQQHTRIHTGDRPYKCPHPGCEKAFTQLSNLQSHQRQHNKDKPYKCPNCYRAYTDSASLQIHLSAHAIKHAKAYCCSMCGRAYTSETYLMKHMSKHTVVEHLVSQHSPQRTESPGIPVRISLI; the protein is encoded by the exons GATGGCGGAGCCTCGCTTCAACAACCCCTACTTCTGGCCTCCCCCCCCCACCATGCCCAGCCAG CTGGACAACCTGGTCCTGATCAACAAAATCAAGGAGCAGTTGATGGCGGAGAAGATCCGCCCCCCTCACCTGCCTCCCACCTCGGTGGCCTCgcagcagcccctcctggtgcccccctctcctgctgagagcagccagtCCATCATGTCCctgccaaagctgcagcaggtgccagggctgcacccccaGGCCGTGCCCCAGCCTGACGTGGCCCTGCACGCCCGGCCGGCCACCAGCACCGTCACAG ggctggggctggcgtCCCGTGCACCGGCCGTCAGCACCTCGGAATCCAGCCCGGGAACAGGGACCACCACCCCCTCGACCCCCACCTCCACCAGTCAGAGCCGCCTCATCGCCTCCTCGCCCACCCTAATCTCAGGAATCACCAGCCCCCCCCTCCTCGACTCCATCAAGACAATCCAGGGCCACGGCTTGCTGGGAGCGCCCAAGGCCGAGCGGGGCCGCAAGAAGATCAAGGCGGAAAACCCTTCGGGGCCGCCGGTGCTGGTGGTGCCCTACCCCATCCTGGCCTCAGGGGAGACGGCCAAAGAGGGGAAGACGTACAG GTGTAAGGTCTGCCCCTTGACGTTCTTCACCAAGTCGGAGATGCAGATCCACTCCAAGTCGCACACAGAGGCCAAGCCCCACAAGTGCCCCCACTGCTCCAAGTCCTTCGCCAACGCCTCCTACCTGGCCCAGCACCTGCGCATCCACCTGGGCGTCAAACCCTACCACTGCTCCTACTGTGAGAAGTCCTTCCGCCAGCTctcccacctccagcagcacaccCG AATCCACACCGGCGACAGACCCTACAAGTGCCCGCACCCCGGCTGCGAGAAGGCCTTCACCCAGCTCTCCAACCTCCAG tcCCACCAGCGCCAGCACAACAAGGACAAGCCCTACAAGTGCCCCAACTGCTACCGGGCGTACACGGACTCGGCCTCGCTGCAGATCCACCTGTCTGCACACGCCATCAAGCATGCCAAGGCCTATTGCTGCAGCATGTGCGGCCGTGCCTACACCTCG GAGACCTATCTGATGAAGCACATGTCCAAACACACGGTGGTGGAGCACCTGGTCAGCCAGCACTCGCCGCAGCGGACGGAGTCACCCGGCATCCCCGTACGGATCTCCCTCATCTAa